Proteins from one Staphylococcus saprophyticus subsp. saprophyticus ATCC 15305 = NCTC 7292 genomic window:
- the nucI gene encoding thermonuclease NucI, giving the protein MKSKKKMTSLVVIVVVLGVLAFQYINQTGPFQNNGADTSTGPHDSEKVHVSRVVDGDTFVAENDNNEQLKVRLIGVDTPETVKPNTPVQPYGKEASDYTKKHLTNKDVYLEYDKEKEDRYGRTLAYVWLDDKTMYNEQLVKQGLAREKYYSPNGKYREAFEKSEDIAKEKKLNIWS; this is encoded by the coding sequence GTGAAATCTAAGAAAAAAATGACTAGTTTAGTCGTTATCGTAGTAGTGTTAGGTGTATTAGCTTTTCAATATATTAATCAAACAGGACCATTTCAAAATAATGGTGCAGATACGTCAACAGGACCACATGATTCTGAAAAAGTTCATGTGTCACGTGTTGTAGATGGAGATACATTCGTTGCTGAAAATGACAATAATGAGCAATTGAAAGTTAGACTGATTGGCGTTGATACGCCCGAAACAGTTAAACCCAATACGCCGGTACAACCTTATGGGAAAGAGGCTTCTGATTATACTAAAAAGCATTTAACAAATAAAGACGTGTATTTAGAGTACGATAAAGAAAAAGAAGACCGATACGGTAGAACATTAGCTTATGTTTGGCTTGATGATAAGACAATGTATAATGAGCAATTAGTCAAACAAGGCTTAGCTAGAGAAAAATATTATTCTCCAAATGGAAAATATAGAGAAGCCTTTGAAAAGTCTGAAGACATTGCTAAAGAGAAAAAATTAAATATTTGGAGTTAA
- a CDS encoding response regulator transcription factor, with product MINIILAEDQTMLREAMVQLINLNEQLEVVGSSGNGKEAYELIKVRQPQVAILDIEMPGMTGLEILRNIKEQQLDVKVIIVTTFKRPGYFESAVANDVDAYVLKERSIDELVTTIYKVLNNEKEYSEALMTSLFKEKNPLTPKEQLVLREIGEGHTSKEISKHLFLSYGTIRNYTSTIIDKLDAENRFEAWNIARNKGWI from the coding sequence ATGATAAATATCATACTAGCAGAAGATCAAACGATGTTAAGAGAAGCAATGGTTCAGCTTATTAATTTAAATGAACAGTTAGAAGTAGTTGGAAGTTCAGGTAACGGAAAAGAAGCGTATGAATTAATTAAAGTAAGACAACCACAGGTTGCTATCTTAGATATTGAAATGCCTGGCATGACAGGTTTAGAAATATTGAGAAATATTAAAGAACAACAACTTGATGTGAAAGTAATTATAGTTACAACATTCAAGAGACCCGGTTATTTTGAATCAGCGGTAGCAAACGATGTAGATGCTTATGTATTGAAAGAACGCTCTATAGATGAATTAGTCACAACGATTTATAAAGTATTGAATAACGAAAAAGAATATAGTGAAGCACTGATGACGTCGCTATTTAAAGAAAAAAATCCATTAACACCTAAAGAACAATTGGTTTTAAGAGAGATAGGTGAGGGCCATACGAGTAAAGAGATTTCCAAGCATCTCTTTTTATCTTATGGAACAATTAGAAATTATACATCTACGATTATTGATAAACTTGATGCCGAAAATCGATTTGAAGCATGGAATATTGCTAGAAATAAAGGATGGATTTAA
- a CDS encoding sensor histidine kinase has translation MIKRLKVNVIDLSSLVYLIFAVIPLFTFDLKGPYWMYVIIFIIFTISYTALAIFTEVLSTKMIYTFLILHYIGITYLVYSVGPATSLFFFFSSFILPYVLKVKMKSIAFLIFIVVMLINFILIYVADPLSLGFIAVMHIAILLITVGNFKQSETIKMKNALEEKNKHINVLIAEQERNRIGQDLHDTLGHVFASSSIKSELAIKLIDSDSEKAKLQMIEVNNISKESLNKVRSIVNDLKIQSFEEEVASMETLLKNANLNFEFFNAELAKGISPAKQAILAMILREAINNVLKHAHATSVTGSLTETQNDITLTIIDNGIGMDDLKEHDLKSIKERVALMNGSIEIQSNHGLCISIKISRGDA, from the coding sequence ATGATTAAAAGATTGAAAGTCAATGTAATTGATTTATCGAGTTTAGTATATCTCATATTTGCAGTGATACCATTGTTTACATTTGACTTAAAAGGGCCATATTGGATGTATGTTATTATATTTATTATTTTTACAATTTCATATACTGCTTTGGCCATATTTACGGAAGTGTTATCAACGAAAATGATATATACTTTTCTAATTTTACATTATATTGGTATCACTTATTTAGTTTATAGTGTCGGGCCAGCGACGAGTTTATTCTTTTTCTTTAGTTCATTTATTTTACCATATGTATTGAAAGTGAAAATGAAATCTATAGCCTTTTTAATTTTCATTGTTGTCATGCTTATTAATTTTATTTTAATTTATGTCGCAGATCCGCTAAGTTTAGGCTTTATAGCAGTCATGCATATCGCTATATTACTTATAACGGTTGGAAACTTCAAACAGAGTGAAACAATAAAAATGAAAAATGCACTGGAAGAAAAGAATAAGCATATCAATGTACTCATTGCCGAACAAGAACGAAATCGCATTGGACAAGACTTACATGATACGTTAGGTCATGTTTTTGCAAGTTCAAGCATAAAATCAGAACTAGCAATCAAACTGATTGATAGCGATTCAGAAAAAGCAAAATTACAAATGATTGAAGTTAACAATATATCTAAGGAATCATTAAATAAAGTTCGCAGTATCGTCAATGATTTGAAAATACAGTCATTTGAAGAAGAAGTAGCTTCGATGGAAACGTTGTTAAAAAATGCAAATTTAAATTTTGAATTTTTTAATGCCGAACTAGCAAAAGGTATTAGTCCAGCTAAACAAGCTATTTTGGCGATGATTTTGAGAGAGGCAATTAATAATGTGTTGAAACATGCTCATGCAACATCGGTAACTGGTTCATTAACAGAGACACAAAATGATATTACATTGACTATTATTGACAATGGGATTGGTATGGATGATTTAAAAGAGCATGATTTGAAGAGTATTAAAGAACGTGTAGCCCTTATGAATGGATCGATTGAAATACAATCGAATCATGGCTTATGTATATCCATTAAAATATCTCGAGGTGACGCATGA
- a CDS encoding ABC transporter permease, with protein sequence MLTYYLKTEIQLLFRKKVYLVLSILVPLALYLLFTSILDLPEEAKKPFYKEYMYSMTAFSLSSFCLMQFPIDLINEKTTGWYKNLMRTPLQSHQYYMAKVFKMMFQFILAILLIFIVAHFMKGVEMSTSDWLLSGLILWIGASTFLSVGVLISQINEIQKASSIGNILYLSLAILGGLWFPVSQFPEWMRKIAYVTPTYHLKQVAYEIGKGGTLDYLSLFVLVGYSILFLVVALIIQKRRDVDI encoded by the coding sequence ATGTTAACTTATTACTTAAAGACAGAAATTCAATTATTATTTAGAAAGAAAGTGTATTTGGTGCTATCTATACTGGTACCACTTGCTTTATATTTATTATTTACATCTATACTGGATTTGCCTGAAGAAGCGAAAAAACCATTTTATAAAGAATATATGTATAGTATGACGGCATTTAGTTTATCGAGTTTTTGTTTAATGCAATTCCCGATAGATTTAATTAATGAAAAGACGACAGGTTGGTATAAAAATTTAATGCGTACACCACTACAGTCACATCAATATTATATGGCTAAAGTCTTTAAAATGATGTTCCAATTTATTTTAGCCATCTTACTTATTTTTATTGTCGCACACTTTATGAAAGGTGTTGAAATGTCAACTTCAGATTGGTTACTTTCCGGTTTAATATTATGGATTGGGGCGAGTACTTTTTTATCTGTTGGGGTATTGATATCACAAATCAATGAAATTCAAAAAGCAAGTAGTATTGGTAATATTTTGTATTTAAGTTTAGCTATTCTTGGCGGTCTATGGTTTCCTGTAAGTCAATTTCCTGAATGGATGCGCAAGATTGCTTATGTCACACCGACTTACCATTTGAAGCAAGTCGCTTATGAAATTGGTAAAGGAGGGACGCTAGACTATTTATCACTTTTTGTTTTAGTTGGTTATAGTATACTCTTTTTAGTAGTTGCACTTATTATTCAAAAGAGAAGAGACGTGGATATATGA
- a CDS encoding ABC transporter ATP-binding protein — MIKIKHLTKTYKRVKVVDDVTFDINEGHCTALIGPNCAGKSTLIDMIIGDRHANKAEILDTAQLLDSKNLGIMFQKTNFPDLIKVKELYQLFAHLYTDAITLKEFSEITLFNESQLNQYANKLSGGQKRILDFALALIGKPQCIFLDEPTSAMDVQMRGHFWEVVTKLKDDGVTIFYTSHYIEEVERMADRVIVLEKGRVILNDNPETIRTRQHTSIISLPSKYQDKVETNLSSKHFEYTLENHKIRITTTDVQMIIEYLISIHVDLNEIEINKASLLETVFNKEEVK; from the coding sequence ATGATTAAAATAAAACATTTAACTAAAACTTATAAACGAGTAAAAGTAGTTGATGATGTGACGTTTGATATAAATGAAGGTCATTGTACTGCATTAATAGGACCGAATTGCGCTGGTAAATCTACGCTTATAGACATGATTATAGGTGATCGACATGCAAATAAAGCCGAAATACTAGATACGGCACAATTATTGGATTCTAAGAATTTAGGGATTATGTTTCAAAAAACAAATTTTCCAGATTTAATAAAAGTAAAGGAACTTTACCAACTGTTTGCTCATTTATATACGGATGCCATTACTTTAAAAGAGTTTAGTGAAATTACACTTTTTAATGAAAGTCAATTAAATCAATATGCTAATAAATTATCGGGTGGGCAAAAGCGGATTCTTGATTTTGCACTCGCACTTATAGGTAAACCCCAATGTATATTTTTAGATGAACCGACGAGTGCCATGGATGTACAAATGCGTGGCCATTTTTGGGAAGTTGTAACGAAGCTGAAGGACGACGGGGTAACGATATTTTACACCTCCCATTATATAGAAGAAGTAGAGCGTATGGCTGACCGAGTAATTGTTTTGGAAAAAGGACGTGTGATTTTAAATGACAATCCGGAAACGATAAGAACACGTCAACATACATCAATCATTAGTTTACCAAGCAAATACCAAGACAAAGTTGAAACGAATTTATCTAGTAAGCACTTCGAATATACATTAGAGAATCATAAAATACGGATAACTACGACAGATGTACAAATGATCATTGAATATCTCATTTCGATACATGTCGATTTGAATGAAATAGAGATCAATAAAGCAAGTCTGTTAGAAACCGTATTTAATAAAGAAGAGGTGAAGTAG
- the glnA gene encoding type I glutamate--ammonia ligase, producing the protein MPKRSFTKEDIHKFAKEENVRYLRLQFTDILGVIKNVEVPVSQLEKVLDNEMMFDGSSIEGFVRIEESDMYLYPDLDTWVIFPWTAGQGKVARLICDIYKTDGTPFEGDPRANLKRVLNDMRELGFSELNLGPEPEFFLFKLDEKGEPTLELNDDGGYFDLAPTDLGENCRRDIVLELEDMGFDIEASHHEVAPGQHEIDFKYADAITACDNIQTFKLVVKTIARQHNLHATFMPKPLFGVNGSGMHFNMSLFKGKENAFFDPDGDMQMTKDAFHFVAGILKNARGFTGVCNPLVNSYKRLVPGYEAPCYIAWSGKNRSPLIRVPSSRGLSTRVEVRSVDPAANPYLALAAILQAGLDGIKNKLEVPEPVNQNIYEMNREEREAVGIQDLPSTLYTAIKAMRDNEPIKQALGNHIYHQFINSKSIEWDYYRTQVSEWEREQYIKLY; encoded by the coding sequence ATGCCAAAACGTTCATTTACAAAAGAAGATATTCATAAGTTTGCTAAAGAGGAAAATGTAAGATACTTACGACTACAATTTACAGATATATTAGGCGTTATTAAAAACGTTGAAGTACCAGTAAGTCAATTAGAGAAAGTATTAGATAACGAAATGATGTTTGACGGATCTTCAATTGAAGGGTTCGTACGTATTGAAGAATCTGATATGTACTTATATCCAGATTTAGATACTTGGGTTATTTTCCCATGGACTGCTGGTCAAGGAAAAGTTGCACGACTTATTTGTGATATTTACAAAACAGATGGTACACCATTTGAAGGGGATCCACGTGCAAACTTAAAACGTGTCTTAAATGATATGAGAGAATTAGGTTTTTCTGAATTGAACTTAGGACCTGAACCAGAATTCTTCTTATTCAAATTAGATGAAAAAGGAGAGCCAACATTAGAATTAAATGATGATGGTGGTTACTTTGACCTTGCACCAACGGATTTAGGTGAAAATTGTCGTCGTGATATTGTATTAGAATTAGAAGATATGGGCTTTGATATTGAAGCGAGTCACCATGAAGTTGCACCTGGACAACATGAAATTGATTTCAAATATGCAGATGCAATTACAGCATGTGATAATATTCAAACATTTAAGCTTGTAGTTAAAACAATTGCGCGTCAACATAACTTACATGCAACATTTATGCCAAAACCATTATTTGGCGTTAACGGAAGCGGTATGCATTTTAATATGTCATTATTCAAAGGTAAAGAGAATGCGTTCTTTGATCCAGATGGTGATATGCAAATGACTAAAGATGCTTTCCATTTCGTAGCAGGTATCTTAAAAAATGCACGTGGATTTACAGGCGTATGTAATCCATTAGTTAACTCATATAAACGTCTTGTTCCTGGCTATGAAGCACCGTGTTATATTGCATGGAGTGGTAAGAACCGTTCACCATTAATTCGTGTGCCATCATCTCGTGGACTATCAACACGTGTTGAGGTGCGTTCAGTAGACCCGGCTGCCAATCCTTACTTAGCATTAGCAGCAATATTACAAGCTGGCTTAGATGGTATTAAAAATAAACTTGAAGTACCAGAACCAGTGAATCAAAATATCTATGAAATGAACCGTGAAGAACGTGAAGCGGTTGGTATACAAGATTTACCTTCAACTTTATATACTGCAATTAAAGCAATGAGAGACAACGAACCAATCAAACAAGCACTTGGTAATCACATCTATCACCAATTTATTAACTCTAAATCAATTGAGTGGGATTACTACAGAACTCAAGTTTCTGAATGGGAAAGAGAACAATACATCAAGCTTTACTAG
- a CDS encoding MerR family transcriptional regulator, with protein sequence MKSNDTLRRSMPVFPMSVVTKLSELSARQIRYYETHELVKPQRSEGNKRLFSLNDLERLLEIKKLIEKGFNIKGIKQIINDEQDHLTDDEQETRKQMIVEATQKPEREAIPINRGDLSRFIK encoded by the coding sequence TTGAAGTCAAATGATACATTACGACGAAGTATGCCCGTTTTCCCTATGAGTGTTGTAACAAAATTAAGTGAATTGTCTGCTAGGCAAATTCGTTATTATGAAACACATGAACTCGTTAAGCCACAACGATCAGAAGGAAACAAAAGACTTTTTTCATTAAATGATTTAGAACGCTTACTTGAAATTAAGAAGTTAATTGAAAAAGGGTTCAATATTAAAGGTATTAAACAAATTATTAATGATGAACAAGATCACCTTACTGATGATGAACAAGAGACAAGAAAACAAATGATAGTTGAAGCTACACAGAAACCAGAGCGAGAAGCAATTCCAATAAATCGTGGTGACTTATCACGTTTTATTAAATAA
- a CDS encoding aminotransferase class I/II-fold pyridoxal phosphate-dependent enzyme, with translation MEEMKQLIADTEATLAPYFKAIEETAFVNQEKVLNAFHEVKATESDLQGTTGYGYDDFGRDHLEEIYAHTFKAEDALVRPQIISGTHAITIALQSTLKHGDELLYITGNPYDTLLEVIGINGNGIESLKEHGVQYNKVDLKHGDIDIETVMQQIHSRTKVIAIQRSKGYDQRPSINLNLIEKAIQQIKAQYPEIIIFVDNCYGEFVEEREPIECGADLIAGSLIKNPGGGLAKIGGYIAGKKDLIARCGYRLTAPGIGKEAGASLNSLQEMYQGFFLAPHVVSQSLKGALFTSLLLEKMDMRTSPRYDEARTDLIQTVSFENKEQMIQFCQSIQQASPINAHFSPEPAYMPGYEDDVIMAAGTFVQGSSIELSADGPIRPPFEAYVQGGLTYEHVKLAVSRAARNLKSQQLI, from the coding sequence ATGGAAGAGATGAAACAACTGATTGCGGACACAGAGGCTACATTAGCGCCATATTTTAAAGCAATAGAAGAAACCGCCTTTGTTAATCAGGAAAAAGTACTTAACGCGTTTCATGAAGTGAAAGCTACTGAAAGTGATTTACAAGGGACGACAGGTTACGGGTATGATGATTTTGGTAGAGATCATCTTGAAGAAATTTATGCACACACGTTTAAAGCAGAAGATGCTTTAGTTAGACCTCAAATCATCTCTGGTACACATGCAATCACGATTGCGCTGCAAAGTACTTTGAAACATGGTGATGAGTTATTATATATCACTGGCAATCCTTATGATACTTTATTAGAGGTCATTGGTATCAATGGCAATGGTATTGAAAGTCTTAAAGAACATGGTGTCCAATATAATAAAGTGGATTTGAAACATGGTGATATAGATATAGAAACGGTAATGCAACAAATTCATAGTCGAACAAAAGTCATCGCTATCCAACGTTCCAAAGGCTATGACCAACGTCCTTCTATCAATTTAAATTTAATCGAAAAGGCCATACAACAAATTAAGGCGCAATATCCAGAAATCATTATTTTTGTCGATAATTGCTATGGTGAATTTGTAGAAGAACGTGAACCTATTGAATGTGGAGCGGATTTAATTGCAGGCTCATTAATTAAAAATCCAGGTGGCGGTTTAGCAAAAATCGGCGGTTATATTGCAGGAAAAAAAGATTTAATTGCACGTTGTGGTTATCGTCTAACTGCGCCTGGTATAGGTAAAGAAGCAGGTGCATCACTCAATTCGTTACAAGAAATGTATCAAGGGTTCTTTTTGGCACCACATGTTGTTAGTCAAAGTTTGAAAGGGGCTTTATTTACAAGTCTTCTTCTAGAGAAGATGGATATGCGAACAAGTCCAAGATACGATGAAGCGCGAACAGATTTAATTCAAACGGTTTCTTTTGAGAATAAAGAACAAATGATTCAGTTTTGTCAAAGTATACAACAAGCCTCTCCCATTAATGCACATTTCAGTCCTGAGCCAGCTTATATGCCAGGATATGAAGACGATGTAATCATGGCGGCAGGGACATTTGTACAAGGATCTTCTATTGAACTTTCTGCTGATGGGCCAATTAGACCGCCATTTGAAGCCTATGTTCAAGGCGGATTAACATATGAACACGTAAAATTAGCTGTCTCAAGAGCAGCGAGAAATCTAAAATCACAACAATTGATTTGA
- the hflX gene encoding GTPase HflX codes for MTQQQTYTTEQSLETAILVGVHAQTDEDFNFESTMEELSSLSQTCQLNVKAQFSQNRTNVDNKFYVGKGKLDEIKAYVEFHDIDVVVANDELTTAQSKTLNGNLNVKIIDRTQLILEIFALRARSKEGKLQVELAQLDYLMPRLQGHGRSLSRLGGGIGTRGPGETKLEMDRRHIRTRMNEIKHQLETVVEHRERYRNKREQNHVFQVALVGYTNAGKSSWFNALAKESTYEKKLLFATLDPKTRQIQINDGFNLIISDTVGFIQKLPTTLIAAFKSTLEEAKNADLLLHVVDSSHPEYRAQYDTVNQIVNDLDMGQIPQAIIFNKKDLHDGSLPATNKPHVFVSSKDEKDIEKVKSLLFNQIKQVLTYYEESVPSANADRLYFLKQHTLISELVFDEINANYQVKGYKKE; via the coding sequence ATGACCCAACAACAAACATATACAACGGAACAGAGTTTAGAAACAGCAATATTAGTTGGAGTACATGCTCAAACGGATGAAGACTTTAACTTTGAGTCAACAATGGAAGAATTATCGTCTTTATCTCAGACATGCCAATTAAACGTAAAAGCACAGTTTAGCCAAAATAGAACTAACGTAGACAATAAATTTTATGTTGGTAAAGGTAAATTGGATGAAATTAAAGCATATGTTGAATTTCATGACATAGACGTTGTTGTAGCCAATGATGAGCTTACAACTGCACAATCCAAAACTTTAAATGGTAATTTAAACGTCAAAATAATTGATAGAACGCAGCTTATATTAGAAATATTTGCTCTACGCGCACGTAGTAAAGAAGGTAAACTACAAGTAGAATTAGCGCAATTAGATTATCTTATGCCCAGATTGCAGGGTCATGGCCGAAGTTTGTCTCGACTAGGTGGCGGCATCGGAACAAGAGGTCCTGGTGAAACGAAATTAGAAATGGACCGTAGACACATCAGAACGAGAATGAATGAGATTAAACACCAATTAGAAACGGTAGTAGAACACCGTGAACGCTATCGTAATAAAAGAGAACAAAATCATGTATTTCAAGTAGCATTGGTGGGTTATACTAATGCTGGGAAATCGTCTTGGTTTAATGCATTAGCAAAGGAATCTACTTATGAAAAAAAACTGCTTTTCGCCACACTTGATCCCAAAACGAGACAGATACAGATAAACGACGGCTTTAATCTCATCATTTCAGATACAGTAGGATTTATTCAAAAACTACCAACAACACTTATAGCGGCTTTTAAATCAACTTTAGAAGAAGCAAAAAATGCAGATTTATTATTACATGTTGTCGATAGTAGTCATCCTGAATATCGCGCGCAATATGATACCGTTAATCAAATTGTAAATGATTTAGATATGGGACAAATACCTCAGGCCATCATTTTTAACAAGAAAGATTTGCATGATGGCTCATTACCAGCTACAAACAAACCTCATGTGTTTGTTTCTAGTAAAGATGAAAAAGATATAGAGAAAGTAAAATCATTGTTATTTAATCAAATTAAACAAGTGCTTACTTATTATGAAGAAAGTGTACCGAGTGCAAATGCAGATCGCTTATACTTTTTAAAACAACATACGTTGATATCAGAATTAGTATTTGACGAGATAAATGCTAATTATCAAGTTAAAGGATACAAAAAAGAATAG
- a CDS encoding glutathione peroxidase, with protein sequence MMTIYDIEVQKPNGDAYKLDAYKNKVMLIVNTASECGFTPQFEGLQALYDKYKDQDFIILGFPCNQFGGQEPGTGEEATQNCKINYGVSFPMHEKIDVKGEQQHPLFKFLTEAQNGFFNEKIKWNFTKFLVDKNGDVVQRFSPQKKPSQLESEIEALL encoded by the coding sequence ATTATGACTATTTACGACATAGAAGTACAAAAACCAAATGGAGATGCTTATAAATTAGATGCTTATAAAAACAAAGTGATGTTAATTGTAAACACGGCTAGTGAATGTGGATTTACACCACAATTTGAAGGGCTACAAGCATTATATGATAAGTATAAAGATCAAGATTTCATCATTTTAGGATTCCCTTGTAATCAATTTGGTGGCCAAGAACCTGGTACAGGTGAGGAAGCTACTCAAAACTGTAAAATCAATTACGGTGTTTCTTTCCCAATGCATGAAAAAATTGATGTTAAAGGTGAACAACAACATCCTCTATTTAAATTTTTAACTGAAGCTCAAAATGGATTTTTCAATGAAAAAATAAAATGGAATTTCACTAAATTTTTAGTGGATAAAAATGGCGATGTGGTTCAACGTTTTTCACCACAGAAAAAACCAAGTCAATTGGAATCAGAAATTGAAGCATTACTATAA
- the hfq gene encoding RNA chaperone Hfq encodes MNTTENIQDKFLGQFKADQTKIIVFLVNGFQMKGTIEDYDKYIVCLLSQGKQHLIYKHAISTFTIDEAATTEER; translated from the coding sequence ATGAATACAACAGAAAACATCCAAGACAAATTCCTAGGACAATTTAAGGCTGATCAAACAAAAATAATTGTATTTTTAGTGAATGGTTTTCAAATGAAAGGTACGATTGAAGATTACGATAAATACATCGTATGTTTATTATCTCAAGGAAAACAACACCTTATTTATAAGCACGCCATAAGTACCTTCACTATTGACGAAGCAGCCACAACTGAAGAAAGGTAA
- the miaA gene encoding tRNA (adenosine(37)-N6)-dimethylallyltransferase MiaA has translation MIHVENDKPFIVVLVGPTAVGKTEFSIELAKKYNGEIISGDSMQVYKNMDIGTAKITLDEMSGIPHQMIDILEPDEPFSAYEFKNRAQKLIKEITHRGRVPIIVGGTGLYIQSLIYDYAFEDETISEAHSESVETQLAELDQLSNDELHQYLASFDEISAQDIHPNNRKRVRRAIQYYLKTKKLLSSRKKVQQFTENYDTLLLGIEMSRDILYQRINTRVDIMLERGLLSEVKQLVENGYETSQSMQAIGYKEIVPVINGQISLDEATNKLKQHSRNYAKRQMTWFKNKLDVLWLDREKMSLSLMLDEVSVQIQKRRT, from the coding sequence ATGATACACGTGGAAAATGACAAGCCCTTTATAGTTGTTCTTGTTGGACCAACTGCAGTAGGTAAGACTGAATTTAGTATTGAATTAGCCAAAAAATATAACGGCGAAATTATCAGTGGAGATTCAATGCAAGTTTATAAAAATATGGACATCGGCACAGCAAAAATAACACTTGATGAGATGTCTGGCATACCACATCAAATGATAGACATATTAGAACCCGATGAACCTTTTTCGGCTTATGAATTCAAAAACAGAGCACAAAAATTAATCAAAGAAATTACTCATAGAGGCCGTGTGCCAATCATTGTAGGTGGCACAGGTTTATACATACAATCACTTATTTATGATTATGCCTTCGAAGATGAAACTATTTCAGAAGCGCATAGCGAAAGTGTAGAAACGCAGCTAGCGGAACTTGATCAACTATCAAATGATGAATTACATCAGTATTTGGCATCGTTTGATGAAATTTCTGCGCAAGATATTCATCCCAATAATCGAAAAAGAGTTAGACGTGCTATACAATATTATTTAAAAACAAAAAAACTTTTGAGTTCACGTAAGAAAGTACAACAATTTACAGAAAATTATGATACATTATTATTAGGGATAGAAATGTCGCGTGACATATTATATCAAAGAATTAATACACGTGTTGATATAATGTTGGAACGTGGATTATTAAGTGAAGTGAAACAGCTCGTTGAAAATGGTTATGAAACAAGTCAAAGTATGCAAGCCATTGGCTATAAAGAGATTGTACCCGTTATTAACGGACAAATCAGTCTAGATGAGGCAACTAATAAATTAAAGCAACATTCTAGAAATTATGCTAAACGACAAATGACTTGGTTTAAGAACAAATTAGACGTCTTGTGGTTAGATAGAGAGAAAATGTCACTTTCACTAATGTTAGATGAAGTTTCAGTCCAAATACAGAAAAGGAGAACATAA